The genomic stretch TTAACTAAGAAATCTTCAGCTGCTTTCAAGCGTTTTAGGCGGCGACTGACCCGTTCGTTGTGTTGACCAGGCTGTTCTTGAGCAGGGGTTCGAAAAATATTCGGACGTAGCATTGATCCTTTTTCGTCACGATAATCAGTTCCTTGACCCCGGAAAAGCAGAACATAACTAGGATTGCGAAATTGCAGCTCGGCAATTTTTTGTGCCAACTCTTTATAGAAACCGACATCGTATGGTGGTTCCTTTCGGATTGTCGAATTGTCGACTTTTACAGCACGGGTCTCTCCTCCGATAAATGACCAGAGCGGCCTTTGACCAACTGTCATCATATTGATTATGCTGCACTCCGGTAAAGTTCCGTTTCCAGATCATGAATGGCAGTAAGATAGGCAGGTTTGCCGCCGAACAGTTTCACGATTTCCATGGGGGTGCCATACGAGGTGAGAGGGTCCACTTTTAGGATGTCGAGGGACTCCACGCTTGCGAGACCGCTATCGGCATACTTCTGAAGCAGGGCATCGAGAACGGCTTTGGCTTTGTCTCCATATTTGCCGAAGACGTTGCGCTTTTTGACTTCATCGGCGCGCTCTCTGCGCGTGAGGGGTGGTTGGTCGAAAGCGATGTGGCAAACGAGGTCGAAGGCGTCATAATCGCGGCCCACTTGTTCTGCCAGTTCGTCGAGGAAGACACCTTGGCTGGCGAGTTCTTCGAGGATGACCTGCTTCTTCTCTGCATCGTTCCAGACGGTGAGGAAGTCGTTGAGTGATGCGTAGTTTTTCAGGACGGCTTTGCGGGTGTAATCGGTGAGGGATTCGGTGATGAGGCGTCCATTTTCGTCGAGGTATTGAACTCTTTCGACGGCGACGCTGACAGGGACATCATGGACGAAGTAGCGGGTGCGAGCATTGGGGGTGCCGTCGGGGTGGTCATCGAGCCCGTCGGAATTTTGGGCATCGTAGGAGGTCGGATCTTCGCGGATCACGGTTTCATCATCGAGAGAGGCATCCGATTCGTCGGGCGGCACTGGCGGATCATCTGGACCGGGTTCGTAGATTTGCACGGGATCGCCATCAAAAGTGGGATCGGCAAACAGCGCGGTGGCGCGTCGAAAATCCATGATGGTGAAGAAGAACTTGTCGTAGTCTTCGTTGATGCGGGTGCCGCGCCCAATGATCTGCTTGAACTCCGTCATGGAGGCGATGCGTCGATCCAAAACAATGAGGTGGCAGGTTTGGGCATCGACGCCGGTGCTCATGAGCCGTGAGGTGCAGGCGATGACGGGATAGGTGGACTCGGGGTCGATGAAGTGGTCGAGCTGCGCCTTACCTTCGTCATTATCGCCAGTGATGCGCATGACGTATTTCGCATTGGCGGAGGCGAGATCGGGATTGGCGTTGACCATGGCCTGACGCATGCGTTCGGCGTGGTCGATGTTTTCGCAGAAGATGATGGTCTTGGCGAAACGATCCGTAGCACGAAGGAAGTCGGAGACTTTGGTGGCGACCAGCGAGGTGCGTTGTTCGAGGATGAGGTTGCGGTCGAAATCGCGGTCGTTGTATTCGCGATCTTCGATGACCTGACCGTGTTTGTCGATCTGGCCATCTTCGGGTCGCCAGCCATCGAGATCTTTGTCTAGACCGATGCGCACGACTTTGTAGGGGGCGAGAAAGCCATCGGAGATGCCTTGGCGGAGGGAGTAGGTGTAGATGGGCTCGCCGAAGTATTCGATGTTGGAGACCTCCCGAGTCTCTTTTGGAGTGGCGGTGAGACCGATCTGAGTGGCAGAAGAAAAATATTCGAGCACCTGCCGCCAGCGGGCGTCGTCTGCGGCGCTGCCGCGATGACACTCGTCGATGATGACGAGATCAAAGAAATCGGCGGAGAACTGTTTATAAATGTTCTGGTCTTCCTCGTTACCGGTGACTGCCTGGTAGAGGCATAGATAGATCTCGAAGGACTTGTCCACCGTGCGATTGGTGATCTTGGTCATGGCCTGACCGAAGGGCTTGAAGTCGTTCGTTTTGGTTTGGTCGGCGAGGATGTTGCGATCCACCAAAAACAGGATGCGCTTTTTGGCGCCGGATTTCCATAAGCGCCAGATAATTTGGAAGGCGGTGTAGGTCTTCCCAGTGCCGGTGGCCATGACGAGGAGAAGTCGGTTCTCTCCGCGAGCGATGGCCTCCACAGTGCGGTTGATGGCGATCAACTGGTAGTATCGCGGCGATTTCCGCGAGCCGTCGTCATAGTAGTCTTGAGTGGTAATTTGTTTTTGGGCGTCTGTCCAGCCTTCGGCTGCACCGTAGCGAGCCCAAAGTTCATCCGGTGAAGGAAACTGATCGAGCGGAATTTCCCGGGTGACGGTGCCCGTGGTAACCGTGCGGTCGTGTTCGAGAAAGGCGTCGCCGTTGGAGCTGTAGGCAAAGGGGACGTCCAGAATCTCGGCGTATTCCAAGGCTTGTTGCATGCCGGCACCGACCGAGTGGTTGTTGTCTTTGGCTTCGACGACGGCGAGGGGAAGGTTGGGTTTGTAGGAAAGGATGTAGTCAGCCTTTTTGGCTTTGCCACGGTTCACGGTTTTTCCACGGACGATGACGCGTCCTTTAGTGAAGTAGGCCTCCTCGCGGATTTGAGTCATCAGATCCCACTTATCGGCATTCGCTCCGATCAATGCGGGCGTGATGAACTTGGTGCGAATATCCGTCTCGGTGAGGGCTTTCTTATTCATGCTACAGAAGCTGGGTCGAGGCGCGGGTGGTCAGAGGAAGGTGTGTGTTTGCGATGATGTGTGTTAAGAAGCGCTTCTGAGAGGTTGAAGATGAGCAAGGATAAGGAATGGGAGAGGATGGGGTAAACCGTTGGTGATTATGCAGAGGGATGACAGGGGCGTGCAATGGTTTTATTGGATTTTAGAATGGGTGGGCATCGAGACGAGAATTTTTCTGCATGTGGACAAAATTTCAGTGTAAGCGGTCAGTTTGCCGCTGCACGCGGTCAGTTTTTCACTGTAAGTGTCCGGTTTGGCGATGTAAGCGGTTGGTTTGTGAATGCACGCGGTCGGATTTTTGATGTAAGCGGCTGGTTTTTTACGGCACGCGACCGGAATTTGAATGTAAGCGGTCAGTTTTTGATTGTCAGCGAGTGATTTGCTGATGTCAGTGGTCGGATTGTCAGTGTAAGTGGGCGTTTTGCCAGTGCATTTGATCGTTTTGCTGCTGCATGTGACTATTTTGGCGATGTAAGTGCTCGGTTTGCGACTGTAAGTGGTCGGATTTTTGATGTCAGCGATCAAATTGCCTATGTAATCGAACGAATTTTGGATGTGGGTGAGGGGATATCGAAGTGGGGGGTTGGAGGTGGGCTGGTGACCGACGGAACGTCGGTAGTCCGATTTGGGAGACGCTGGGGTTGAGGGGGGGGATGACCGACGTCACGTCGGTGGTCCGATTGAAGGGGATTGCAGGCCGACGACACGTCGGCGCTCCATGGGTGGTATCCGACTGAAGGGACTGAAGGGGGAGGGTAAGCCGACGACACGTCGGCGCTCCATGGTGGGCGACTGGAGAGGATTGATTGGCCGACGAAACGTCGGTGGTCCGATGGAGGGCCGATGGGTCATCGACTTGGAGTTCGTGGTGGTGTGAGCGGGTTTGTGGTGAAGGCGGGCGGTTTGGTTTTTGCACGAAGGCATTGAGATAGAAAGGAACGAAGATGCTGATGGATTGGGGACTTGATTGGGGCCGGGGAGTCGTTGGAAATGAATGGTTTCGGACGCGACTTAGCGCATCCCTACCGTTGGTTTTTGGGACATTTGTTTTGACCGACGGAACGTCGGTGGTCCGATTGGCGTTGGTTGATGGGGGGTGACCGATGGTGCATCGGTGGTCCGAGTTTTTGGGGAACAGGCTGAAAGCCTATTCGACGCACAGGCTGCAAGCCTATGTCACGGGGGGAAGAATGAAATTAGGCCGCACGGGACGTCGGAGGTCCGATTGGCTTTGGTTGATGGGTCGGGTGTTTGACCGATGGGACATCGGTGGTCCGATTTTTGGGGAACAGGCTGAAAGCCTATTCGACGCACAGGCTGAAAGCCTATGTTACGAGGGCCAGGTGGGTTGGCGGGTGGCTAGGGAGTCGTTTAGCCAGGTGAGGAGGGACTGGATGCCTTGGTGCTTTTTCTTCAGGGAAGAGAGGTGGGGCCAGTCGAGATGGGTGCGGTGGGTGCCGACGGAGATGCGCTGAGGCTTTAGGAGGGTTTGGAGGGATTCGAATTCGGCGGCGCTCATGCGACGGATGCCGTCGGGGCCGGGGAGTTCGTCGAGAAGGGTGAGGT from Phragmitibacter flavus encodes the following:
- the hsdR gene encoding EcoAI/FtnUII family type I restriction enzme subunit R, producing MNKKALTETDIRTKFITPALIGANADKWDLMTQIREEAYFTKGRVIVRGKTVNRGKAKKADYILSYKPNLPLAVVEAKDNNHSVGAGMQQALEYAEILDVPFAYSSNGDAFLEHDRTVTTGTVTREIPLDQFPSPDELWARYGAAEGWTDAQKQITTQDYYDDGSRKSPRYYQLIAINRTVEAIARGENRLLLVMATGTGKTYTAFQIIWRLWKSGAKKRILFLVDRNILADQTKTNDFKPFGQAMTKITNRTVDKSFEIYLCLYQAVTGNEEDQNIYKQFSADFFDLVIIDECHRGSAADDARWRQVLEYFSSATQIGLTATPKETREVSNIEYFGEPIYTYSLRQGISDGFLAPYKVVRIGLDKDLDGWRPEDGQIDKHGQVIEDREYNDRDFDRNLILEQRTSLVATKVSDFLRATDRFAKTIIFCENIDHAERMRQAMVNANPDLASANAKYVMRITGDNDEGKAQLDHFIDPESTYPVIACTSRLMSTGVDAQTCHLIVLDRRIASMTEFKQIIGRGTRINEDYDKFFFTIMDFRRATALFADPTFDGDPVQIYEPGPDDPPVPPDESDASLDDETVIREDPTSYDAQNSDGLDDHPDGTPNARTRYFVHDVPVSVAVERVQYLDENGRLITESLTDYTRKAVLKNYASLNDFLTVWNDAEKKQVILEELASQGVFLDELAEQVGRDYDAFDLVCHIAFDQPPLTRRERADEVKKRNVFGKYGDKAKAVLDALLQKYADSGLASVESLDILKVDPLTSYGTPMEIVKLFGGKPAYLTAIHDLETELYRSAA